CGTCTGAATTTGCAGTTGCTGGGGCAGCGGCATCATTTGTCCCGGCAGGCCCAGGGCGGGATGCCAGTAGGTCCGCGCCTCATAGCCGTAGTGCCACAGCAGTCCCCCCAGCGCGATGCCCAGGACCACCACAATCACCAGCAAGGGGCGCACGCCCAGCGCCCCGGGCCAGCGGGCCTTGGGCGTGCGCTCCATCGGTTTCCAGTTGGTGCCCTGGACCAGCGGCAGCTCTTCTGGGGCGCTGTGGTGCTGCCAGCGGTGGGCGATCGCCAAATTTCCCAGCAAAAACGTCAGCGACACCGCCAGCACAACCAGCCAAATGGCCCCGCGCACCCCCAGCTGGACCCAAAACGGCCCCAGAAATCCAACCTCTTGAAACCACAGGCTTTCGGCGACCAGATTCGCCACCACATCCAGCAGCACCCACAGCCCGAAGGCCCCCAGGGCGAACCAGCCTGTCTGCTTCCAAAACGGCGATCCCATACCCACGTCCGAATTTGTACCCTTTGTACCCCCATTGTGCTGCCTAGAGCGCGTTCCTGGGCATTGTTTCCAGCTATCAAGCCGGCGATTGGGCGTAGATGAGCAGCACCGAGCCCATGGGATTGAGATTCTCGACGTAGATGCGCCCGTTAAAGTAGAGCGCCGTCGAGAGGCCGCCATCTAGCAGCATGGCCTCCTGAATCGGTCCTAGGCTGAGCCGCTCCGAAATGCCCGCCAGCACCTCGTCAAACTGGTGAGGATAGAGCACCTGCTCCGGCGTCGTAGAACTGTTGACCAGCAAAATCACCTGGCCATTGGCCGCGATCGCCGCCATGGAGCGGTTGGTCTCTCGCCAGCAGGCCATCTCGCCGAGATCCTGGCAAATGTCGCGAAACTCCCCCTGGCGATAAAAGCGGCCATTGCCCCCCACCGCATTGAATTGCAGCGCTGGATCGTCGCGGCGGCCCACCGCGATCGTCCCTTGCCGGGTCTCCGGCGGCCCCCCCGAAATCGCGAAGGACGATCGCCGCTCCGCAAACGGCCCCGCATACTCGACGCCCCGCGACACGTTCAGGCCCTGGGGCGTATCGTCCACATCGATGTAGTCCCCGTTGATCGCGGCGATCGGCCACTGGCCCTCGAGCTGAGCATTTTCATCCTGCACCAGCTCCCGAAAGCGCTTGGGCACATACTCCCGCCGCAGGCTGCCATCGGGATTTTGGGCGTAGAGGGGGTGGGCGATTCCTAGGTTGACCTTGAAGTCCAGCTCTGGCGACCTGGGGTCAAACACGATCACGTGGTTCGCCCCGTCTTCTGCGAGCTGGCCAGCATTGTCCGTCCGGAAAAACTGAATGCCCGCAGGCAGGTCGCTCTCGGGGCGCTCTGGCCGCACCATCACAGGGAGCGGGGCCGAACTTGGGGAAGCAGCGACTTCTGGGGGCGGGTTGCCTGGAGTGGGAACAAACCGCTGCGTACAGCCCAGTCCCAGGGCGATCGCCAGCCCCACCAGCCCCGCCAGAACCATTGCCCACCTGCGTCCACGTTGCATAGCAATATCCCCCCTGACTTCGTGACCTGCCCAGCAGATGTTTTCTGCCCTAGCATGCCATCGATGTCAGAGGGGATTCTAGAGGCGCGATCGCCCCCCAGCTACGAGCTATACTGCTCGCTGCTATCGAGGTTGAACAGCAATTGCAGCGATTGCATGGCCTTGCGGCGGGCCTCGATGTCCTGCTGCGCCCGCAGCTGCACCATCGGATCGTGGAGAATCTTGTTCACGATGCCGCGCGTCAGGGCCTCGATCACCTCCTGGTGCTTGTCCGCAAACTCTGAGCCGAGGCGAGAGAGGGCTTTTTCGAGCTCCTGGGCGCGAATGGTCTCGATTTTGTCGCGCAGGCTGCTGATCACGGGCACGGTATCCAGCGATCGCCACCACACGTCAAACGCGTCCACCTCTTCATCAAGGAGCAGCTCAGCCTCCATGGCCATCTGGCGACGGCTCTCCTGGTTTTGGGCCACCACGGCCTTGAGGTCGTCCACGTTATAGGCGTGAATCAGGGCCAGATCATTGACATTGGCGTGGACATTGCGCGGCACCGAAATATCGATCAAGGTGATGGTGCGCCCGGTCAGCACCGGCTCCAGGTTTTCTCGATGCAGAATGGGCTCTGTTGCCGACGTACTGGTAAACACCAGATCCGACTCACCCACC
This genomic stretch from Geitlerinema sp. PCC 7407 harbors:
- a CDS encoding phosphodiester glycosidase family protein gives rise to the protein MVLAGLVGLAIALGLGCTQRFVPTPGNPPPEVAASPSSAPLPVMVRPERPESDLPAGIQFFRTDNAGQLAEDGANHVIVFDPRSPELDFKVNLGIAHPLYAQNPDGSLRREYVPKRFRELVQDENAQLEGQWPIAAINGDYIDVDDTPQGLNVSRGVEYAGPFAERRSSFAISGGPPETRQGTIAVGRRDDPALQFNAVGGNGRFYRQGEFRDICQDLGEMACWRETNRSMAAIAANGQVILLVNSSTTPEQVLYPHQFDEVLAGISERLSLGPIQEAMLLDGGLSTALYFNGRIYVENLNPMGSVLLIYAQSPA